In the genome of Candidatus Nezhaarchaeales archaeon, the window AGCTTTATACGGGCTCGTGGATGAGGTGGGTAGCTCGATGGACGCCGTTAAGAAGGCAGCTGAACTAGCTGGTTTAGAGAGGTACACCGTGGTCGATGTAAACGAGGCGGTTAAAGGTGGAGGCGTCCTACTAGCTTTAAACGCGCCTTCGGCTTGGAACCTTAAAACCCTTAAAGCCTTACGCTACCATCCAGCACCTCTTTACATGTACCTACCGGTTGAAGAGTTGATAGTGGAGGCTCCTTGGAACTACTCTAAGGCTCTGCATACCTTAACCATGGGCGCCGGTAAACCCGTAGTTGTAGTGGACTACGTTCATCAGAACGCGTTCTTCCCCAATGAGGTAAGCGTATTGATATCTAGGTTAACGGCTAGAGGCTGTACCGTTAAATACGCGGTGGAGCCCCAAGGGCTTGAGGAGGCGCTTAAGGAGGCTGTCGCCTACGTGGTTATATCGCCTAGAAGCCCCTTCAAGGATGAGGAGGTCGAGTTGGTGAAGGACTTCGTTAATAGGGGTGGTAGGCTCCTCTTAGTTCATGAACCGTCTAGAAGCCTTACCAACGGCATAAATTCGCTAGCGGCTGAGTTTAACGTCATCTTCGCGAACGGCTACCTCTATAACCTCGAGAAGAACTATGGGAACTACAGGAACATAGTCCTAGATAGCTTCCGCGGCGACTTAACGAAGGGTGTTGAGAAGCTCGTTTTCTTCACCGCTAGCCACGTTGCGTCGAAGGGCAACGAGGTTGCCTTCGTAGGTAGCGGGACGACGTCATCGGAGGGCGAGCTAAGTATGATCTACTCCCCGATCGTATTAGCCGGCTTCGGAAGGGTTTTAGCGATAGGGGATCAGACGTTCCTAGAGGAGCCTTACTGTTACGCTGAGGATAATTATAGGTTTATCTCTAACGTAGCCGACTTCCTAGTGGGTGGTTAACGTGTTAAGGATAAGTATGGTTAAACTAGCGGCTTTAACGCTCGTAGTAGGCTTATTAGCCGGGGCCTTCATAGGCTGGTTGGCGTGGTCCGCGGTTGGTCAGCCTAAGATCTCCGGACTTGAGGAGCGTATGCTTGAACTTAATGAACGTATTTCTAGTTTAGAAGCTGAAAATAAGGAGTTAAAGGCTAGGATTTCCGATTTAAACGTAGAGCTCGTTAACTCCCGGCTTAACCTATCCGAGGAGCGGGATAAGGTAGCCGCGTTGAAAGCCCGCCTAGTTGAAGCTGAGGATCGCGCTAAAAAACTTGGAGAAGACCTCTTAAAGGTTGAAGGGGAGTTGGAGAAGCTTAAGGGTAGGCTAGCCAAGTTGAATACTACTGCCTTCGAGAACGCGTTAATCCAGCTGGGGAAGGATTTAACGTTCCTAGGGAAACTACGTGAGGGGCTAACGGTTAAGGCCATTAGCCTTGACCAGGAGTTAAGGCTTTGGGAGGAGGTTCGCGAGTTAAGCGTTAACGTGGATCCAGCCCTCCCAAGCCGGGTGAGAACGGTTATGAAGAGGGTTGAAGAGCTTTCGGCTTGGAGCTCCAGTCATCCCGGCGTTAACGCTAGTAAGGAGGAGCTAGCCCTCTGGTATTCTAACGGGGTACGGGTTTTAAGTGCCTACTTAAACGATTACCGCGAGTTTGAGAAGGCCTACCTAGACGCCGTTCAAAGCCATGTTGAAGCCCTTCTAAAGCTATTTGAGCGTTAAAGGCGTATCGTTAACCCATCTTAAAGCCGAGCCCTAAGCCTACTACGAAGCCTCCTACCATCGGTATGTTAGCCGTTAGGAAGCTGGGAAGAGTAAAGCCTCCCTGGGCTAAGCTCGATAGGCCTTCGAAGGCCTTTGAAAACTTCTCGTAATGTATGGTTATGAAGCCATTGTAGGCGAGGTACATTAACGATATGAAGTATAAACCTAGGAAGACCAGGAAAAGCTTCATCAGCTTCTTAAAGGCGTAGCCGACAATGAAGCCTAAAACACCGCCGAACCCTAACTGCGTAATTAGATGAGTTATTTCCTCGGCCAAGCCTTACACCCGGAAACCCGCTTTAAACCTAATGGTTCTTAAGCCTTATTTTAATCTTTTACTTATACCGGGCTTAACGGTCGACGCTTAAGGGTCCTTGAAGGAGGAACTCCTTACGATCGTTGAAGCGTTGATTACACATTAAGGCTTAATTAAGCCTTCAAGGCATAAGTACGGGGGTCTACTTGAAGCCTCCACCGCTATGGGAGGTTTTCCCGGAGTTAGTGGCAACGGCGATGGGCCGTGTAAAAGCGGACTTCGTAGTTCAAAACGCGACTCTAATCGACGTTTACAGCGGCGAATTGATTGAGGGGGTTAACGTAGCTATTAAACGTGGTAGGATAGCTTCGGTGAGCCGCGTAGGAAGCGTGGCCGGCGGTGAAGTATTGGAGGCTGATGGCGCCTATCTAGCTCCGGGCTTTCTTGACGGGCACGTTCACGTTGAAAGTAGTATGCTTACACCTACAGGCTTCGCTAAAGCGGTGCTTCCACGAGGTACTACGGGCGTCTTCATGGATCCGCATGAAATAGCTAACGTTTTAGGCGTGGAAGGGGTTAAGCTGATTATTGAGGAGTCTAAACGGTTGCCGTTAAGGTTTTTCGTATTAATACCTTCATGCGTACCGGCTTCAACCCCTGAACTTGAAACGTCGGGGGCTGGGGTAAGCGTTAAGGACGTAGAGGAACTATTAAAACTGGATGAGGTTGTAGGGTTAGCCGAGGTGATGAACTACCCAGGCGTACTGGCTGGAGACAATAAGCTTCACGGGGAGATCCAAGCTAGTTTAAGGGCTGGCAAGGTGGTTGATGGCCACTGCATCGGGCTATCCGACTTGGAATTATCGGCGTACGTGGCTTCAGGTATATCCTCCTGTCATGAATCCACGGGCCTCGATGAAGCGTTAGGGAAGGTTAGGCTAGGCATGTACGTAATGGCTAGGGAGGGATCGGCTTGGCGTGATTTAGCCGAGGTATTAAAGGTTGTAACGAGGATGAAGGTAGACCCGCGCCGCGTAATACTAGTAACCGATGATAGGAGCCCGAAGGACCTATTAACCGAGGGACACGTGGACTTCCTAGTTAGAAGGGCTATCGAGGAAGGTGTAGACCCTGTAACCGCCATCCAGATGGTTACGTTAAACACCGCCGAACGCTTTAAGGTTGACGGAGATCTAGGCGGTATAGCGCCGGGTAGGTATGCTGATCTAGTACTCCTAAGAGGCCTTGAAAGGGTTGAAGTGGACACCGTAATCGTTAACGGGGAAGTAGTAAGTAGGGGGGGTAAGCTACTCGTTGAGCTTAAACCTCCACCCCTCCCCGAACGAGTAAGGAGGACGGTTAAACTTAAGCGGTTTTTAACGCCCGACGACTTTAAGGTTAAAGCTTCGAAGGATACTGGGAAGGTTAAAGTTAGAGTGATAAGGGTTATTGAGGGGAAGGCTTTAACCGAGGCCCTAGTAGAACCCCTACCGGTTAAGGATGGCTTCATTACCCCCGGCGTTGAAGACGGCGTGGCTAAGGTGGCCGTGGTTGAACGTCATGGGCTTACGGGCGGTATAGGGCTAGGCTTCGTTAAAGGCTTCAACCTGAAGATGGGGGCCGTGGCTTCGACCGTCGCTCACGATAGCCATAATCTAGTGGTAGTAGGCGTAAACGACGGCGACATGGCAGCCGCCGTTAACCGACTGGTAGAGCTAGGAGGCGGGATTATAGCCGTTTACAACTCGAAAACTATAGGCCTCGTCGAACTACCCGTAGCCGGGTTAATGTCGGATAAGGATCCCGAAGTAGTGGTTAAAGAGGTTGAAGGGTTGGAGGAGGCTTGGCGTAACCTAGGATCCACCGTAGCCTCACCCTTCATGCTTATGTCGCTCCTTGCCCTACCAGTAATACCGAAGCTAAGGATCACCGATAAAGGGTTAGTACTGGTTGAACCTGAGGGGGCTAAACTGGTAAGCCTCGAGGTTTAAATCCCGGTTCTAGCGTCCTTCATTATCCTATGGATGCTTTCTCCATCCATATTTAGACACGGTAGAACAATTATATTTCCTTGGACGGCCTTTAGCACCTTAAGCAGGTTCCATGAGGATTTGGGCTCCTCCTTAGTAACCGTGGTAGGCGTTAATGAAGCTATGAGGATTATTCAGCTATTTAAGGAGTAACTTCTAAAGTAGTGTATCGTCAAGTTTTTATAGGTATACTTTACGGTATATTTCGTGGTAAACCGTGAGCGCTGTTGTAAGTGTTAAGGTTAAGATGGACGTAAAGGATAAGATGCTTAGATATAAGGATAAGGTTAATTGGGCTGAAGAAATTAGAAGGTTCATTGAGGAGAGGATAAGACAAATCGAGGCTGAGGATAGTTTTAGAAGGATATTTGGCGAGCTTAAGAACGCTTCATGGAGTGTTCCAAGAGGGTTTTCTAAGAGTATTGTGAGGGAGGATCGTGATAGTGGTTGATGCAACCGCCGTAATAGCCTTCTTCCTACGTGAAGAAGGTTGGTTGAAGCTATCGGAGTATATGTCTACGGCAATATCTTTAGACCACGTAGTTAAGGAGTTTTATAATGCGGTCTGGAAAGCACTACGTTTAAGAAAAGCGGTAGGCGTTAATGAAGCTATGAGGATTATTCAGCTATTTAAGGAGTACTTGAAGCGAAATATGATTTTAGAGGATGAAAGGAACCATATAGATTCAGCCTTTAAGATAGCAGTAGAGAATGAAATAACGATTTACGATTCACTATACATAGCTTTAGCGCAAAGCATACATAAACCCCTACTTAGCCTTGACGAGAAGCAGAGAACGGTAGCGCAGAAATACGATGTAAAAGTTCTTCCCTAGGAAGGCTTAACTTATTCGAGTCTAATGGGGGAAAGCAGCTTAGATGGGTAGCGGAGAGTAGGGAAGCCTTACGGCTTACTTGTTCGTTACGCTTCAGGTGGATGGAAGATGGTGATTAGCGTCTCCGTACGGACGACGCTAGGCACTTTTTCGAGTACTTCGTATATTGTATGCTGAAGCTCCTTAAGGTCTTTAACCTCAATAACCAGCACCGCGTCGTACCTACCGAGGACCGAGTTAGCTAGCTTCACCCCTTTAACCCGTCTAGCCTTAACTACCTCTTCAGATGATCCGGGCTTCGTCGTAACTAGTACGAAGGCCCTTATGGGCAGTATTAACACCTCATTCTAAGACTACTGACGTCTCGGTGTGAACAACGTTAGGCTGCTTACCTATTACCTCATAAACTAGGCGGCTTAAAGCCTCAAGGCTTTCGGCTTCCACGAGTATTACTGCGTCAAACCTACCGTAAACGGAGTCAGCGCGTATAACGCCTTTAACCTTCCTTAAAGCGGCAACTACCTCCTGAGAGGTACCGGGCCGAGTCCTCATAAGGATGTAAGCCTTAACCATGCCCATCCCTTCAAGCTAAGCCAAGCCCTCCCTTATTAAGCATACGCTTCCACTCGGCTTACACTATTAGCATCCATAGTGTCATTCATCCCCCAAGGAGGCTACCGGTACGATTACTCGCTTCATACCTTGAGGTAAACCTTTTATCCCCCTTCACCCTAATAGCTTAGAGGTGGCGTTAACTGCCTTACCACTGGTTTAAGCTAGGCCCCTTCGGATTTAGCTTCTGGGGCCCTGAATGGGGGTACGGGCTTATAGACGTAGAGAGAACGGCGGATGAAGTAATCCTAACCTTAAGGATCCCGAGGGACGTTAAGAAGGAGGAAGTTAAAGTGGAGTTTAAGGAGGGTAGGATAAGGGTAAGGTTTCCGAGGAGGCCTAGAGGCGCTTGGGAGGAGCTCCCGGTAGAGTGAAGCTTAGTCTGATTCTTCTTCATTGTTAGCTTAATTCAGCTTAGATCGAGCTTTGTTTTACTAGTTTTATTCAACCAGCCGTAGAATCTCTTCAGAACAGCCTTATAATCGTGCTTAATCCACTCTGAGAAGTCGCTCGTAACTATTTTCTTAACAAGCTGCTGAATATCAACCTCATAGTGGTTAAGGTTTCACTATGGGATTGAGGCGCGCGACTACGATATTGATTGGATGGATAAAGGGCTTAGAAATCAATATTGGTACTTCGTGGTCGAAACATAGTAAGAACTTCTAGATGTCGAAGTATAGGTGGAACTCGTATGGGTGGGGTCTCATAACTACTTCAACGTAATCCTTTAAACCGTTCTCAACTATCTTATCGATTACGTCCCGGCTGAAGATGGGTTCTAGGTATTCGTGGTCGCTTTGAAGGTGTTCGACGGCCTCCTTTAAGCTTCCGGGTAGCTCCTTTAAGCCGAGCTGCCTTCGACGTTCGGGCGTTAACTTGTATACGTCTTCGTCTAGGGGGTCTCCTGGATCGATCTTCTTCCTTACGCCGTCTAAGCCCGCGGCTAGGATGGCGGCGAAGCATAGGTAGGGGTTACAGGATGGGTCTGGTGGTCGGTATTCAATTCTCTTCGCGGCCGCCGCCCCCTTATGGTAGACCGGTATCCTGATGCTGGCTGAACGGTTACGTCTACTCCAAACAAGGTAGACGGGTGCTTCATGTCCCGGCGTTAGGCGTTTATAGGAGTTTGTGGTTGGAGCTACTATGGCTGCTAGGCTTTGACCGTGCTCGATTAACCCTCCGACGAAGTATCTACCGAGCTGGCTTAACTCCGCGTAGGCGTCGTCGGGGTCGTAGAAGAGGTTTTTACCGTTCCTCCATAGGCTTACGTGAACGTGCATCCCGGAGGCGTTATCGCCGAAGATCGGCTTAGGCATGAATGTCGCCGTCATACCGTGGCGGCGGGCTATGTTCTTAATGACGTACTTAAGGGTCATAACGCTGTCGGCCGCGTTAGTCAAGGTGTCGTGAACGATGTTTATTTCACACTGCCCGGCCGTCGCCACTTCGTGGTGGTGGACGGAGCAAGGTACGTGAAAATGGTTTTCGAGGGCCAGCACGCATTCGCTTCTAAACTCCATTAGGGTGTCGTGAGGCGGGGCTGGGAAGTAGCCTTCCTTAAACCTTAAGGGGTAGCCTACTCCTAGCTGCGAAGACCATGCCGCCTCCCTAGACTCTATGGAGTAGCTTTGACCCTTAAAAGGCGTTAAAACGTCCCAGCATACCTTATCGAAGACGAAGAACTCAGGCTCCGGGCCCCAGTACGATAGGCTATAGCCTTCCCTTCTAAGTACTTCTTCAGCCCTTTGAGCTACGGCTCTAGGATCCCTAGTGAAGCGTCCTTCGGCGTAGCTGAGGTATACGTCGCATATTAGCCTAGCGGTCTTTACTTGGGGCGGCATCCATGGTATTACTGCTAGCGTTGAAGGATCGGGCTTTAAAACCATGTCGGACTCGTGGATCTCGACGAAGCCCCTAATACTGGAGCCGTCCAGCTTCGGAAGCCCTTCTTCAAAGGCTTCAACGGTTAGGTCGCGAGAGTTAATAGTGGTATGCTGTAGCCTACCGGGTAGATCCGTGAAGTGGAGGTCTATAAATCTTACACCCTCCCTTCTAAGGAGGTCTACTACCTCCATTGGGGTTTTCTTGAAGGGTTTTAACATGCCTTCAGGAGTAACTTCGTACGGCGTAAGGCCCTCCTCCAGATTTCTGTTCAGCTTCCCCCCTTCCTTTTTAGAATAGAAGTATATAAAACTTTTTATGTTTTGAACAATTTTCAGGGGCTGATGGATTTCTCCTAAACGTTTCCTTAATATTTTACCTCCGCTCCTTCTAATAGGGGTTGGAAGCACGGTTGCCTAATACCCTTAAAGCTGTTAGGGAGAAGATAGGTAGGTTAAAGAGGTACGCTAGGATTACTAAGGTCGATGAGATTGCGCGACGCTACTTCATCCTTAACGCGTTCGACGGAGCTATAGCCTCGCTCGGAGTTATTATTGGGGCTTACTCGTCAGGTGTTCAAGACCCTAAGCTTATTATAGGGCTTGGGCTTAGCTTAAGCCTCTCCATGGGCATATCGGGGTTTTCAGGGGCCTACATAGCTGAAAAGGCTGAAAGAGCTAGGATGCTAAAGGAGGTTGAGGAAGCCCTATTCACTAAGATTGAAGGCTCGATACTAGCTAGAGCCTCAAGTTTCGCCGTATTCTGGGTTGCCTTGGTGGATGGAGCCTCCCCGGCTATAGCTACGTTAATCGCTTTAACGCCGTTCATCCTAGTTAGCTTAGGGCTACTAGCCTTTACTACGGCGGTAGCGGCATCCGTATCCTTAATAATAGCGTTACTATCAGCCTTAGGAGCCTATATGGGCAGGGTGTCAAAGGAGAACATATTAATGAGTAGCGTTAGATCAGCTTTAATAGGAGGAATTACCGCGGTTTTATGCATGATGGTAGGAGGGGTTAGCTAGTGGATATAAGGATTAAACGCCTAGTTATAGACGCGCTTAAATCTAGGGAGTGCTCCATCATTGAGCTATCTAAGGATTTATGCGCTACTAGCGGAACCGATGAAGTTAACGTTGTTGTAACCGAGGTGGACGCTAAGACTGAGACCATTAGGATAACGATGTTAGGAGGAAGCATAAACTACGAGGAAGTAGCTAAAGTCGTAGCCGATCATGGCGCGACCATTAAAAGCATTGACGAGGTAAACGTTTACAGGTTAAAGGCGGGGCTAGATAATGGTTGAAGTAAACCTTACGGCTAGGGCCTTAGAGAGGCTTAAGGAGAAGGGGTTTAAAACCTTTAAACTGGAAGTAGTTGAAGAGACCTATGAATGGACCCCTTGCTGCGGTATAGGGGATGCCTGCGTAACCGTTCCACGCGTAAAGGTTAAAGGGGGTGAAGGAGGGTTGGAGGACGTTAAATTCCATGTGGAAGGCGTAACGATTTACGTGGAGCCTAAGCTATTAAGCATGGTTGAAGGAGGGTTAACCATCGACGTTAACGAGTTCGGGGAGTTGGATTTTAAAGGCTTAAGGCTGAACCCCTCATTCACCATTAGGAACTACTAGCGAGCCTATTGTAAAACTCCATAACCTAGGGGTAATGTCGTAAGTGTTTATTAAGAGTTTTACGACAGCCTCATAAGAGGGGTTAGGCTTATCGCTCCCTCCGACCTTTAATAAACTCTTCAACCCACTTTCTAGCTGTTTCTGCTGGTGCGTGAACCGGTGGATGTTTAAAGGCCCAGGCGCTAATACTTATTAGAGGGCCGCCTACGCCGCGGTCAAGGGCTAGCTTTACCGCTCTTACTACGTCGATCACGATTCCGGCTGAGTTCGGAGCATCCCAAACGGAGAGCTTAACGTCTAAGCTTAACGGGGTATCGCCGAAGTACCTTCCCTTTACCCATATGTAGCAGACCTTCTGGTTCTGTAGGAAGGGTATGTAGTCGCTAGGGCCTATCTTCA includes:
- a CDS encoding Lrp/AsnC ligand binding domain-containing protein, with the translated sequence MLILPIRAFVLVTTKPGSSEEVVKARRVKGVKLANSVLGRYDAVLVIEVKDLKELQHTIYEVLEKVPSVVRTETLITIFHPPEA
- a CDS encoding type II toxin-antitoxin system VapC family toxin, encoding MVDATAVIAFFLREEGWLKLSEYMSTAISLDHVVKEFYNAVWKALRLRKAVGVNEAMRIIQLFKEYLKRNMILEDERNHIDSAFKIAVENEITIYDSLYIALAQSIHKPLLSLDEKQRTVAQKYDVKVLP
- a CDS encoding S49 family peptidase, with the protein product MGLSLRSISALSLIAAMLIAASFLGYTYAVGAYQRTAGSSPEAVGVIKVYGPILYGEDRDYLVRMVDYAVKNDTIKAVVLKIDCPGGYVDAIEEVYFSLLKLKAKKPLVSSIIGLGASGGYYIAVAADYVYALPTSFVGNIGVIAFLPYKAWPYEDVVETGPYKFTGFSRKEFPSAVQGVLESFLKAVKTQRGERLRLSSVELSKGLIYFGREAALYGLVDEVGSSMDAVKKAAELAGLERYTVVDVNEAVKGGGVLLALNAPSAWNLKTLKALRYHPAPLYMYLPVEELIVEAPWNYSKALHTLTMGAGKPVVVVDYVHQNAFFPNEVSVLISRLTARGCTVKYAVEPQGLEEALKEAVAYVVISPRSPFKDEEVELVKDFVNRGGRLLLVHEPSRSLTNGINSLAAEFNVIFANGYLYNLEKNYGNYRNIVLDSFRGDLTKGVEKLVFFTASHVASKGNEVAFVGSGTTSSEGELSMIYSPIVLAGFGRVLAIGDQTFLEEPYCYAEDNYRFISNVADFLVGG
- a CDS encoding Lrp/AsnC ligand binding domain-containing protein, which gives rise to MVKAYILMRTRPGTSQEVVAALRKVKGVIRADSVYGRFDAVILVEAESLEALSRLVYEVIGKQPNVVHTETSVVLE
- the ade gene encoding adenine deaminase produces the protein MKPPPLWEVFPELVATAMGRVKADFVVQNATLIDVYSGELIEGVNVAIKRGRIASVSRVGSVAGGEVLEADGAYLAPGFLDGHVHVESSMLTPTGFAKAVLPRGTTGVFMDPHEIANVLGVEGVKLIIEESKRLPLRFFVLIPSCVPASTPELETSGAGVSVKDVEELLKLDEVVGLAEVMNYPGVLAGDNKLHGEIQASLRAGKVVDGHCIGLSDLELSAYVASGISSCHESTGLDEALGKVRLGMYVMAREGSAWRDLAEVLKVVTRMKVDPRRVILVTDDRSPKDLLTEGHVDFLVRRAIEEGVDPVTAIQMVTLNTAERFKVDGDLGGIAPGRYADLVLLRGLERVEVDTVIVNGEVVSRGGKLLVELKPPPLPERVRRTVKLKRFLTPDDFKVKASKDTGKVKVRVIRVIEGKALTEALVEPLPVKDGFITPGVEDGVAKVAVVERHGLTGGIGLGFVKGFNLKMGAVASTVAHDSHNLVVVGVNDGDMAAAVNRLVELGGGIIAVYNSKTIGLVELPVAGLMSDKDPEVVVKEVEGLEEAWRNLGSTVASPFMLMSLLALPVIPKLRITDKGLVLVEPEGAKLVSLEV
- a CDS encoding FUN14 domain-containing protein, with the protein product MAEEITHLITQLGFGGVLGFIVGYAFKKLMKLFLVFLGLYFISLMYLAYNGFITIHYEKFSKAFEGLSSLAQGGFTLPSFLTANIPMVGGFVVGLGLGFKMG
- the glnA gene encoding type I glutamate--ammonia ligase, which gives rise to MEVVDLLRREGVRFIDLHFTDLPGRLQHTTINSRDLTVEAFEEGLPKLDGSSIRGFVEIHESDMVLKPDPSTLAVIPWMPPQVKTARLICDVYLSYAEGRFTRDPRAVAQRAEEVLRREGYSLSYWGPEPEFFVFDKVCWDVLTPFKGQSYSIESREAAWSSQLGVGYPLRFKEGYFPAPPHDTLMEFRSECVLALENHFHVPCSVHHHEVATAGQCEINIVHDTLTNAADSVMTLKYVIKNIARRHGMTATFMPKPIFGDNASGMHVHVSLWRNGKNLFYDPDDAYAELSQLGRYFVGGLIEHGQSLAAIVAPTTNSYKRLTPGHEAPVYLVWSRRNRSASIRIPVYHKGAAAAKRIEYRPPDPSCNPYLCFAAILAAGLDGVRKKIDPGDPLDEDVYKLTPERRRQLGLKELPGSLKEAVEHLQSDHEYLEPIFSRDVIDKIVENGLKDYVEVVMRPHPYEFHLYFDI
- a CDS encoding DUF211 domain-containing protein yields the protein MDIRIKRLVIDALKSRECSIIELSKDLCATSGTDEVNVVVTEVDAKTETIRITMLGGSINYEEVAKVVADHGATIKSIDEVNVYRLKAGLDNG